The segment CTTTTGCTTTAAAGCAATGTTCTGATTCTGTTTTATTTTTTTTTCTAAAAAGATTCAGAATCCCAAACCCGCTGGAAAAAAAATAACCTGATGTGAGGGGCTCAATAAGAATAATTTTTCCCTCTTTTTTTAAATGAGACAGCATGTTTTGAATTGCTCTGTCAATATTTTTTTTTTCAACATACATCAGAACCGACACGCAAATGATATAATCGAATTTGCTGATTTCGTCAGGTATTTTTTCTAAAGTGCCTGCATATGCCGGTTTACCGGTATTGGATATAAATTGCTTTACAAAATTTTCACTTATGTCAATGCCCGTGATTCGTATATCAGGGTTTCTTTCAATGAGCGGCAGCGAGTTTCTCCCATAGCCGCAGCCAGCGTCAAGTATTT is part of the Bacteroidota bacterium genome and harbors:
- a CDS encoding class I SAM-dependent methyltransferase, whose protein sequence is MNAEHSDINKEAWEARSIQYKNDIKSVLFKRFPDILNNHIHNFHKKFILENIPNGDYKILDAGCGYGRNSLPLIERNPDIRITGIDISENFVKQFISNTGKPAYAGTLEKIPDEISKFDYIICVSVLMYVEKKNIDRAIQNMLSHLKKEGKIILIEPLTSGYFFSSGFGILNLFRKKNKTESEHCFKAKELKRHINNNGGIIFSEQRTPMTTIFIIPLYFFSLLMGNTIMNWIFKFISRLDGFLSKAKLPSLHCALVINIKNHE